The Frankiales bacterium genome has a window encoding:
- a CDS encoding MFS transporter, giving the protein MQRWWPMVALATAQFVMVLDQSVMNVSISQLVADFDTSVTTIQAVITLYCLVMAMLMLTGAKVGDIIGRRRAFVVGLVIYGCGSALTAASQSVLVLALGWSVLEGIGAALVLPALAALIAGNYEGPSRKAAYAVIGGVAGAGIAVGPILGGWATTELTWRVVFVGEVVLVAFILVMTPKVHDALREGTAPRLDAVGAVLSAVGLGLLVLGTLQSSTWGWFLPADSPVEPFGLALTPFVLALGAFLLWAFVHWQRRREAAGTDPLVHLDLVAVPPLRAGLLGLFTQNLILMGVFFVVPLYLQIVLGLDALQTGLKMLPISITMFVASAVGSRLSGRFPVRTIVRTGLVVIIVAVLVLLATVKPELWDAMFATAMALLGVGMGLMVSQLGNVVQSSVDASGRSEAGGLQYTGQQLGSSFGVALIGAIVLSGLASAFVTTVQDDARISAEVSHQVGIRLESGVDFLSLEQVHAAATQAGLDTATADALTEDYASAQLTALKVGLLAAALLALASLPFTRHLPHALPAAAPEPEPSAA; this is encoded by the coding sequence GTGCAGCGCTGGTGGCCGATGGTGGCGCTGGCCACCGCGCAGTTCGTGATGGTGCTCGACCAGTCGGTGATGAACGTGTCGATCAGCCAGCTGGTCGCCGACTTCGACACCAGCGTGACGACGATCCAGGCCGTCATCACCCTGTACTGCCTGGTGATGGCGATGCTCATGCTCACCGGCGCGAAGGTCGGCGACATCATCGGGCGCCGCCGCGCGTTCGTGGTCGGTCTGGTGATCTACGGCTGCGGCTCGGCGCTCACGGCGGCGTCGCAGAGCGTGCTCGTGCTCGCGCTCGGCTGGTCGGTGCTCGAGGGCATCGGCGCGGCGCTCGTGCTCCCGGCACTGGCCGCGCTCATCGCGGGCAACTACGAGGGCCCCTCCCGGAAGGCCGCCTACGCCGTGATCGGCGGGGTGGCCGGCGCGGGCATCGCCGTCGGCCCGATCCTCGGCGGCTGGGCCACCACGGAGCTCACCTGGCGGGTCGTGTTCGTGGGTGAGGTGGTGCTCGTCGCGTTCATCCTCGTGATGACGCCGAAGGTGCACGACGCGCTGCGCGAGGGCACGGCTCCGCGCCTCGACGCGGTGGGCGCCGTGCTCTCCGCCGTCGGCCTGGGGCTGCTGGTGCTGGGCACCCTGCAGTCGAGCACCTGGGGCTGGTTCCTGCCCGCGGACTCCCCGGTGGAGCCGTTCGGGCTCGCGCTGACGCCGTTCGTGCTCGCCCTGGGCGCGTTCCTCCTGTGGGCGTTCGTGCACTGGCAGCGGCGCCGCGAGGCGGCGGGCACGGACCCGCTGGTGCACCTCGACCTCGTGGCCGTCCCGCCGCTGCGCGCCGGCCTGCTCGGGCTGTTCACCCAGAACCTGATCCTCATGGGCGTGTTCTTCGTCGTCCCGCTCTACCTGCAGATCGTGCTGGGGCTCGACGCGCTGCAGACCGGCCTCAAGATGCTGCCGATCTCGATCACGATGTTCGTGGCCTCGGCGGTGGGCAGCCGGCTCTCGGGCCGCTTCCCGGTGCGCACGATCGTGCGGACCGGTCTCGTGGTGATCATCGTGGCGGTGCTCGTGCTGCTGGCCACGGTGAAGCCCGAGCTGTGGGACGCGATGTTCGCGACCGCGATGGCGCTGCTCGGCGTCGGGATGGGGCTGATGGTGTCCCAGCTCGGCAACGTGGTGCAGTCCTCCGTCGACGCCTCGGGGCGCTCGGAGGCTGGCGGCCTCCAGTACACCGGTCAGCAACTCGGCTCGTCGTTCGGCGTCGCGCTCATCGGCGCGATCGTGCTGTCCGGGCTCGCGAGCGCGTTCGTGACCACGGTGCAGGACGACGCCCGCATCTCGGCCGAGGTGTCGCACCAGGTGGGGATCCGGCTCGAGTCCGGCGTGGACTTCCTCTCCCTCGAGCAGGTGCACGCGGCCGCGACGCAGGCTGGTCTCGACACGGCCACCGCCGACGCCCTCACCGAGGACTACGCCTCGGCCCAGCTGACCGCGCTCAAGGTGGGCCTGCTCGCCGCGGCCCTGCTGGCCCTGGCCTCGCTGCCCTTCACCCGCCACCTGCCGCACGCACTGCCGGCCGCCGCGCCGGAGCCCGAGCCCAGCGCCGCCTGA
- a CDS encoding phosphotransferase gives MSGHHPPSPARGREVSRLDDLLARTSDRRVIEDAPGKSGALLERVIVDGAPHMLKFLDLGRDWTMRASGVLRGATCELWWRWLLDRLPGCLDQPVVDVAVGEVEPGRRVTAVLMRDVGASLVQVGEEPIDLDVHRTLLHHAAALHAAFWDAGPEIDVVTPLARFLELSPVMAETEAARGGDPLVPRLVGEGWPLLATVAPRAAAVVGPLARDPSPLVTALAGTPQTLVHGNLKLDNLGIDAEGRTVLLDWETSGRGAPTFDLAWYLAINCRRLPESKEDTIAAYRASLEEHGVPTQGWWDEQLALSLLGGLVLFGWEKAFGGLDDELLWWQEHAIAGAALLHP, from the coding sequence CTGCTCGCGCGCACGTCGGACCGTCGCGTGATCGAGGACGCACCCGGCAAGTCCGGCGCCCTGCTCGAGCGGGTGATCGTCGACGGCGCCCCGCACATGCTGAAGTTCCTCGACCTCGGGCGGGACTGGACGATGCGCGCGTCCGGCGTCCTGCGAGGAGCCACCTGCGAGCTCTGGTGGCGCTGGCTGCTCGACCGGCTCCCCGGGTGCCTCGACCAGCCCGTCGTCGACGTGGCCGTCGGCGAGGTCGAGCCCGGCCGGCGGGTCACTGCCGTGCTGATGCGCGACGTGGGCGCGTCGCTCGTGCAGGTGGGCGAGGAGCCGATCGATCTCGACGTGCACCGGACGCTGCTCCACCACGCAGCGGCGCTGCACGCGGCCTTCTGGGACGCGGGCCCCGAGATCGACGTGGTGACCCCGCTGGCCCGGTTCCTCGAGCTGTCGCCGGTGATGGCCGAGACGGAGGCCGCTCGGGGCGGCGACCCACTCGTGCCGCGCCTGGTCGGCGAGGGCTGGCCCCTGCTGGCCACGGTCGCGCCCCGGGCCGCCGCGGTGGTGGGCCCGCTCGCCCGCGACCCGTCGCCGCTGGTGACCGCGCTGGCCGGCACCCCGCAGACCCTCGTGCACGGCAACCTCAAGCTCGACAACCTCGGGATCGACGCCGAGGGCCGCACGGTGCTCCTGGACTGGGAGACGTCCGGCCGCGGTGCCCCGACGTTCGACCTCGCGTGGTACCTCGCCATCAACTGCCGTCGGCTGCCCGAGTCGAAGGAGGACACGATCGCGGCGTACCGCGCGTCGCTGGAGGAGCACGGCGTCCCCACCCAGGGCTGGTGGGACGAGCAGCTGGCGCTCAGCCTGCTCGGCGGCCTCGTGCTCTTCGGCTGGGAGAAGGCGTTCGGGGGTCTCGACGACGAGCTGCTGTGGTGGCAGGAGCACGCCATCGCCGGCGCCGCGCTGCTGCATCCGTGA